TGCAGAAAATTACGACGGAGAAGACTATccagatgatgcagatgacGTTGATGATGGGGCCCATGACTTTGCCGAGAGGATAAGGGGAGTGTTGTACGGCCCTGCGGCGCTGGACAAGATTGACCAGGACTGGGACCCCGTATGATGTAGAGAGACAGATTGTGGCGACACCAGTGAAGGAGTtgaaggcggcggaggagccGAAGTAGATGCACCCAAGGACACAGTCAACTGCGGTAGACAGGACAAGAGCCCAGATGGGCACGTCCAGTGACTTATTCACCTTGCGCCAAAGTTTATATCCGGGAATGGCACCGTCTCGAGCAAAAGCATATGTGCATCGTGAAGCAGCCGTGAGGGCGCCGATGCCGGCAAACATCAAGATTCCAAGGATGAGAAATAGGAGGCCGAAGCCGCCGGCCGCGGATCCGGTGACGGTCTTGAAGAGGAGACCAATTGGCTGAGAATTGGCAACACTGAGCAGGGTTTGGACGTCGgggaggacgaagaggagagggaTGAGGTAGATGACGCCAGTAAAGCCGGCGGCCACGACGGAGAGGACAATGGCTTTGGGGACTTCGCGTTCGGGGTTTTGCACTTCTTCGCACATGGCCGCAACCATGCCGTAGCCGGTGAGAGTGTAAGCAGCTATTTATTTGTCAGTAAAATGAAGAATAAGACTGCTTACTGCGCGTGCttgaaaaaacaaaagaaaaaaaaaagtaatacgGCAAACGTACCTTGGAGCAATCCAACAAAAAAGGACCAGCCTGTTGGCCATCCGCTGGCCGAAGCATCATAGTGAGCGAAGACATATTCGCCCGAGTGGCGGTGGTCGGCCATTGTAAGCAGAGTgaccatgatgatgatgacgctgGCAGCGGTCCAGTAGATGCAGACCTTGTTGATGAGGTCCAAATACCGCGATCCAAACGCATTAACGAGGGCGCACACCAGCATCACGGCCCAAAAACACAGCACCGTCTGCCACGTATTCGCCACAAAGTCTTCGTTGAAGATGCTGATGGCGCTCAAAATCAGCTGCGCGCCTGAGAAGTTGATGCTCAGCGTCACGGTCCAGTTGCCCACAAGCGTGAGCCATCCATCCACGAAGCTGACCAGCGGCGCCCACTCGCGGGAGCTCAGCATGGCAGACCAGTAGTAGACGCCGCCCGCAGTAGGGAAGACGGCGCAGATTTCGGCGAGCGAGGCGGCGATGCACACGGAGATGAGCGACACGAGGATCCAGCCCCAGAGGACGGTGACGGACTGGCCGTTGGTGAGGGTGATGTACAGCGTGGTGCTGAGGCCGAAGGGAacggccatgatggcgaacGACAGGCCCAGGATGGACATCATGGAGAGATGGCGAGGCAGCTCGGACTTGTAGCCCAGCGACGCGAGCGCCTGGTCGGCGGTCTGGGCGCCGCTGCCAACGgaggagcggcggcggcgagtgTCCATGGCTGTGTGAGGCTCGCGGTTGACGGGGTTCGTGATGCCAATTGCCCGTTATCGGTGGTGGATGGTGAGCGGTTGAGGCGAGGTCTTGTCGATGTCCAAACAGCAGCCCGACGAAGCAGCGCAGAGCGGCGTGAGGCTGGCTGAGAgggggttagggttaggaggaggagaggttGCAAAGACTGAAAAGGCACGCTTTTGGACGAGGACAAGCAGAGATAAGAAGCTCGCGGCTGCGTTTCGAGTGCTATCTCGTGCAAGCAATGGCTCGTCCGATGACGACGGCCGAGGCTCTCCCCTTGCCTGACGCGCCCTCCGCCGGCTGCTAGCTGGTGCTTAGCCCGTGCTCTAGTTGACGCCTCATCTGGAACAAGTAACGGCTGCGCCGATTCTGGCCCGGGCATTCGCTGCTGACGATAAGCTTGTTTGCCCTGCTTGCTGCGGCGCAGGGATTAGAAAGCGTAAAACAACACGTGGTGTCTCGCTTTTGCATGCCGTTTGTTCTTGTCTTTTGCATTGTTTCCATGTTGTCTCATGCTGCCCATTGCTTCAATCCCATCCCGGCGATGGTCCGATTGATATGGAGGCGAGATAAGAATGATGCTGGACAGGCAGTAAATCGGACCGCACGAGTCAAGCATCCGTTGACCAGGGACCAGGGCCGTGCAGATTCCCCCCTGCAGCCAATTATCTTCAGCACTCGTTGCGGGGGAGGCCGAGTCAGTTGGCACGGACGGCGAGCGATAAGCATCCTGGGGTTTTGAGGCGCAACCGCCGGCCTGTCGCGAACTGGCCCAGCAAGGGCGCTGATTCGACTCGATTGCAGATTGTCATGTCGAACAAGTCGAGTCCCACATGGCGTGCGATAACGGCGCGGTGCTTCCCCAGATCTTGAGGAGCGCTAGCGGTTGCTGTTATGTAAATGGAACGATGGCATGAGGAGTCGAATGCGGAGTAGAGCTGCTTCGAAATCACGACttgatgctcttcttcttcgattcAGCAAATGTGTCCATCGCAATTGGCCACGAACCCCTCCTTATTGCCAAAGACGTCGTGATACGAGTAGTACTGTATTGGTACGTGCAGATAACTAATAACTACTGTATAACACAGGCAGCTCTGCTTTGAGCTTCAGCTGAACCGCCGCTTACATCATCCAATTCGTTCTACcaaccatctccatctccatctccgcatctgctctcttcttctacacCTTCAACGGGGGTTGCTTTAGGCTTTCTGTCTCGCCTTTCACAGCGTTGTGCGTGGGcaccttctcttccttcttcagcgccaCAAACTCTCTCGACAGCTTCAAGGCCTCGCCCATTCCTGCCAATGCCATTGTatctgctgccgccatgATGAACGACATGCGCTCCGCAGCCTTCTTAAACACCTCTTCGCCGCCAAAGGGAGGCGTAGGGAAGGCGAAGCCGCCATAGGGCTTGTCGTGCTTGTCCAAAACATCAAAGAACTTCTGTCGTGCCTCTAGCCATTCCGGCTCGTTACCGCCCATGCCCATATTGCTTGGCATATTCATCTCTACGCGACAGTCGAGGGTTCCGAGCCATACCATGTCAATATCAGGCACCTCTGTGAGGATGGCGTCGAGGTTGTTAATGCCTAGCGACAAAAAGAATCAGGAATCAGCAAAACAGACGCCAAGACTAAATATTTTGAGAGATTCAAGTGGTGGAGAGACACCTACCTGCTAGGGATTCAATCTGAATCATGATGGCTGCCTGGTGGTTGAGAGCCTCAAAGATGTCTCTGCCTTCCTGGAATGGTCGATCTGTAACGCCGGGGAAGAGTCGGAAGGGAGGCGCAGATCGGGTACCATTTTGCTTTGATCCGAATTTGGCTGCTGATACGACGTGTTTGGCCTGCTCAACAGTCTCAACCTGAATTTTCACAGTCAGCTTGCTCGACTTTCGAAAATTGGATGCCGCACGGCAACGAACCTGAGGAATAACGAGACTGGCGCCCGCATCTAGCGCATATCCAATAGCTGCATGATCATGCCCTGGCACCCTGACAAATGGAATCGTCTTTCCGTGGCTCATGAAGATTGCCTCATGGACTATCGTGGTCATTGTCTCGACGTTCATAGCGCTATGTTCCCAGTCGACCCAAACGACATCAAAGTTTAGAGGTGCTACCCAGCGTGTGATTTTTGTAGAGCCAAGGCCGCAGTAGTAGCCCAACAACGGAggaatcttcttcttgtgagCATCACGAATGGCTTGGCGAGCGAAATGAGgttggaagagagagggcgCGGCGTAGGCGGCCATGCCTTGAGATGGCTCGGGGTTAAACTGAGAGCGGTAAAATTCTGAACGCGACGTTGTTGCCATTGTGCTAATTTGATGAAGTGTTGCTTGAATCTGGTGGTAGCCTTGAATGGTATCAATGCTTTGTGAAGTACAAGGAGGTGTGACAAAGCGAAAGCAGTTCTTATTCGAGAGTTACCATCCTCTTTATAGCTGTAACTTCTCTGGATTTCTCCACCTTTATTCCAGTGCTATCTCAGCGTTATATCCATCCATTCCGAGGACTTTACGCCAATTCAGGCTGACTGCTTATGAGCTACTATCTCAAGGAGGGTCGGCTTACAAGTCGCGAATTTCTCACTTCCCGATGATAGATCTAGGCCCCTTTAGCGGAATTAGCGGAGTGATCAAATCAGCTTTGACGTACACGAGAAATAAACTGTCATCCACGTTGccaaaaaattaaaatatacttacaATTGCATACGGGCCCTGTACTCTACCGACGGGGCGGTACGCCACGGCGTCCGATGGTGGCTTCAGTCCACCCCTGGGTTCTGTTTAGTTTCTTACATGCGATGCTCAAGATAGGTAGCACCTAAGAGCTAATCATTCTGTTCTTTTAAACTCCGAAGCTTCAAGCATTTTACAATTGCGAAAAAGGATGCCCACTAGCTTATGTGTACCTGGCTAGATATTGCCTTGAGTCTATTTTATTAGAAGTGTTGAATTCTGTCATTTAATTGCCAGTCAATCTGCAGAAAACAAACTTTGTAAAGTACATATCTAGTAGTATCTCAATACAAAATATTTCCTCAAATACCTAGACTGGAAAAGCCCTTAAACTAATAACGGAATTCGGGCCTGTTCCATGGTGGTTGCTTATGTTTATACAAATGCCTGATAAGAAGCATAGCTTATGGCGGCCAGCTCTAAGTAATAGCGTACTTGGAGCATATGCTGGATGTTGCCGTGGCGCATCTCACGTTGGATCAATTAGTCCTCGGAGTTCGATGTATTGTCTTTTTGTGGGATGAATACGATATGCGAGACCGAGACCGAGCTACTCGCCGCACCACAATATATACGGCTATACGGAGTAACTAGCACCGTATCTAGTGGCCACCACTTCTCAGCCCTACAGCGTAATAACATAGCTGATGCAAATTAAACTCGCGCTAATGAGGTTTGTTTTGTCATGCCCCAATATACCTCTCCTATCCAAGCAAGGACAGTGAACAGTGTATACTTCAGTGCCGAACGCCAAGTTGTGCATCATTGGCCCGAAATGTGTAACGAGTACACCTGAGTCCTCTTCCAGTAGGCTTCTACATGTGATCTCCACTCGTTGGAGAGGAATTCGCCACCTCGAGGTGCTGCTCTACGCTAGTAGTATACGAAAACAAGTGTCAACGGTGAAGTTCTTCCGCATTGTGAAATCTGGATATATGACCATCAGAAATAGCTTTACAAGTTGCATAAATAATGGTCGCCGTGATGTGGAAACAAAGATGAGCAGTTCTTTGCACCTTGTACAGTGTCTCTCCTTTCAGAGGGCATTGTCAGCACTGGCCAAACTCTATCTTGTATTGACGACCGAACTACTTAATAGTGGCTGGCCGCGCTAACTGATTACAAGACTCCTAGAGCCCATATTGTCTTGAGCATTCTCTTAATCCGTGCGAAGTACGTGACGCGGCAACGACGGCAAGGAACTATGCCACTCGCGCGTTAGGCCTCTAAATGTTGCCAGAAACAGAGCCTTTATGGGAACAGCGGGTTTGCCCACTGGCAATTGTCTATACATAGCAGCGTTTACCTATGTGGCTGTACGATCCTTATTCATTTAATATAGAGAATGAATTCACAAAAACGCGAGGCtgctactataatattaacatTGATATGACATTTCTCAATCGAATGTTTCTAGCGCTACGTCGTAATCTCTTTACGTTCCTCCATGCGCTTCACATTTTCTCGAGACTGTTGCCCCAATATTGACAAGCTCACTTTTACAGCGTATAGAATTAATCGACCGATGCCAGAGACTACTGAGTTATAATATGGATGCACTAATAGCTTTTTCCATCGTAGTTAACTAGGTTAGGCGCTAGAAAAGGCACGACAAACGACGGGCAAAGCTCACCATTTAGCGCTTATTCGTTACAGCTTAGCAACTCTCATATAGCAGTAAATCAGTCCTCGCTGACAAAGGACCTTTCTCTGACTAGTATTTCTACGAACGCGAGAGGCATGTGTCGAGACCTATGGCTCCTGTAGCTCATTAGTCACGCAGAAGCAGGGGGTGCTTACTAGGCGCTATATCTAGACGCGATGTTTCCAGTCTATTGGGAATGGCCTACGGGGAATTTAAGGTTTCTTGTTCTGGGAATCATAGTCTCCGTTA
The Trichoderma asperellum chromosome 7, complete sequence DNA segment above includes these coding regions:
- a CDS encoding uncharacterized protein (EggNog:ENOG41~TransMembrane:12 (i39-61o73-103i115-138o158-178i190-209o233-257i269-292o318-342i373-393o399-421i441-463o469-490i)), which gives rise to MDTRRRRSSVGSGAQTADQALASLGYKSELPRHLSMMSILGLSFAIMAVPFGLSTTLYITLTNGQSVTVLWGWILVSLISVCIAASLAEICAVFPTAGGVYYWSAMLSSREWAPLVSFVDGWLTLVGNWTVTLSINFSGAQLILSAISIFNEDFVANTWQTVLCFWAVMLVCALVNAFGSRYLDLINKVCIYWTAASVIIIMVTLLTMADHRHSGEYVFAHYDASASGWPTGWSFFVGLLQAAYTLTGYGMVAAMCEEVQNPEREVPKAIVLSVVAAGFTGVIYLIPLLFVLPDVQTLLSVANSQPIGLLFKTVTGSAAGGFGLLFLILGILMFAGIGALTAASRCTYAFARDGAIPGYKLWRKVNKSLDVPIWALVLSTAVDCVLGCIYFGSSAAFNSFTGVATICLSTSYGVPVLVNLVQRRRAVQHSPYPLGKVMGPIINVICIIWIVFSVVIFCMPVSLPVDPTTMNYASVVFAGFGAIAFIWYFAYARKNFTGPPVRSGGEDDVITTVGVAVGEPGRGSESPQTNMEKDMK
- a CDS encoding uncharacterized protein (EggNog:ENOG41); translated protein: MATTSRSEFYRSQFNPEPSQGMAAYAAPSLFQPHFARQAIRDAHKKKIPPLLGYYCGLGSTKITRWVAPLNFDVVWVDWEHSAMNVETMTTIVHEAIFMSHGKTIPFVRVPGHDHAAIGYALDAGASLVIPQVETVEQAKHVVSAAKFGSKQNGTRSAPPFRLFPGVTDRPFQEGRDIFEALNHQAAIMIQIESLAGINNLDAILTEVPDIDMVWLGTLDCRVEMNMPSNMGMGGNEPEWLEARQKFFDVLDKHDKPYGGFAFPTPPFGGEEVFKKAAERMSFIMAAADTMALAGMGEALKLSREFVALKKEEKVPTHNAVKGETESLKQPPLKV